A genomic window from Paucibacter sp. KCTC 42545 includes:
- a CDS encoding gamma-butyrobetaine hydroxylase-like domain-containing protein, translating to MAGLKSSTPTPTEITVHQQSRLLEVAFSDGARFQIPFELMRVYSPSAEVKGHGPGQETLQTGKRDVNITALAPVGHYAVQPQFSDGHESGLYSWEYLYELGSQQEQLWRDYEARLQAAGVDRDAPMPVKSAGACSSH from the coding sequence ATGGCCGGTCTCAAATCTTCTACCCCCACCCCTACCGAAATCACCGTCCACCAGCAGTCTCGCTTGTTGGAGGTGGCTTTCAGCGACGGCGCCCGCTTTCAGATTCCTTTTGAGCTGATGCGGGTCTACAGCCCCTCGGCCGAGGTGAAGGGCCACGGCCCGGGCCAGGAAACGCTGCAGACCGGCAAGCGCGATGTCAACATCACCGCGCTGGCGCCCGTGGGCCATTACGCCGTACAGCCGCAGTTCTCTGACGGCCATGAGAGTGGCCTCTACTCCTGGGAATACCTGTACGAGTTGGGCTCTCAGCAGGAACAGCTGTGGCGCGACTACGAGGCCCGCCTGCAAGCGGCTGGCGTGGACCGCGACGCGCCCATGCCCGTCAAATCCGCCGGCGCCTGCAGCAGCCACTGA
- a CDS encoding EpsD family peptidyl-prolyl cis-trans isomerase: MYLMNDDKKNSLVQRAFANHLRVAAVAAAVVALTLTGCGDSKKSEKASQTAAKVNKEEITVHQINFVLQRQQGLKPEQAEAASKQVLERLIDQELAVQKAQELKLDRDPRVVQQIEAAKREIISRAYVERIGESISKPTNEEIAKYYNEKPALFKERRIYSLQEVAIEAKPEQFAQIRDKLQAAKNKNEFAEFLKANDFRFTGNQAVRAAEQLPLAGLDAIARMKDGDSAISQTPTGLTVLFLVGSRPQAVSEEQARPAIEAFLSNQRKGEVVQKDIKALRDAAKVEYVGKFAEKAPEAAGAASAAAVAAPAPAPAPAATPASGGLNAADISKGMGLK; encoded by the coding sequence ATGTATCTGATGAACGACGACAAAAAGAATTCCTTGGTTCAACGTGCTTTTGCTAACCACCTTCGCGTCGCGGCCGTAGCGGCCGCTGTGGTGGCACTGACCCTCACCGGCTGTGGCGACAGCAAGAAGAGCGAGAAAGCCTCGCAAACCGCTGCCAAGGTGAACAAGGAAGAGATCACCGTTCATCAAATCAACTTCGTGCTGCAACGCCAGCAAGGCCTTAAGCCCGAGCAGGCCGAAGCCGCCAGCAAGCAAGTGCTGGAGCGTTTGATCGACCAAGAACTGGCCGTCCAGAAGGCGCAAGAGCTCAAGCTCGACCGCGACCCTCGCGTGGTGCAGCAGATTGAAGCCGCCAAGCGCGAAATCATCTCGCGCGCCTATGTGGAGCGCATCGGCGAGTCCATCTCCAAGCCCACCAACGAAGAGATCGCCAAGTACTACAACGAGAAGCCCGCCCTGTTCAAGGAACGCCGCATCTACAGCCTGCAGGAAGTAGCCATCGAAGCCAAGCCCGAGCAGTTCGCGCAGATTCGCGACAAGCTGCAGGCCGCCAAGAACAAGAACGAGTTCGCCGAGTTCCTGAAGGCCAATGACTTCCGCTTCACCGGCAACCAAGCCGTGCGCGCCGCCGAGCAATTGCCCCTGGCCGGCTTGGACGCCATTGCCCGCATGAAGGACGGCGACTCTGCCATCAGCCAAACGCCCACCGGCCTGACCGTGCTGTTCCTGGTTGGTTCGCGCCCACAAGCGGTCAGCGAAGAACAAGCCCGCCCCGCCATCGAAGCCTTCCTGAGCAATCAGCGCAAGGGTGAAGTGGTGCAGAAGGACATCAAGGCCTTGCGTGACGCCGCCAAGGTCGAATACGTGGGCAAGTTCGCTGAGAAGGCGCCTGAAGCCGCCGGCGCCGCCTCGGCCGCCGCAGTGGCCGCGCCAGCCCCCGCACCGGCGCCTGCCGCAACACCCGCCTCTGGCGGCCTGAACGCGGCCGACATCTCCAAGGGCATGGGCCTGAAGTAA
- the epsE gene encoding polysaccharide export protein EpsE, producing MNRPMKTRSMQAKLSKLGLGLSLALGLFTLTGVGNLAAAQSAASATASAEYRLGSGDVMRISVYQNPDLTLETRVSENGLVSYPLLGNIKLGGLSVTQAENLISAGLKNGNFVKNPQTTIVVLQVKGNQASVLGQVNRPGRYPIETADMRLTDLIANAGGVAPTGAEIVVLTGKRNGQDYRVEVDLPSIFARGGSAQDIFILNGDAVWVDRAPMVYIYGEVQRPGPMRLERGMTVMQTLATGGGITQRGTEKGIRINRKSADGSVESLQLPMDALLKDGDVVYVKESLF from the coding sequence ATGAACAGACCGATGAAGACGCGCAGCATGCAAGCCAAACTTAGCAAACTCGGCCTGGGCCTCAGCCTGGCATTGGGCCTGTTCACTCTGACCGGCGTGGGCAACCTCGCCGCCGCGCAAAGCGCAGCCTCGGCCACCGCCAGCGCCGAGTACCGTCTAGGCTCCGGCGACGTGATGCGCATCTCGGTCTATCAGAACCCCGATCTGACTCTGGAAACCCGGGTGTCGGAAAACGGTCTGGTCTCCTATCCCCTGCTGGGCAATATCAAGCTGGGCGGCCTGAGCGTCACGCAGGCGGAGAACCTCATCTCCGCCGGCCTGAAGAACGGCAACTTCGTCAAGAACCCGCAAACCACCATCGTCGTGCTGCAGGTCAAGGGCAACCAGGCCAGCGTGCTGGGCCAGGTCAATCGCCCGGGCCGCTATCCGATTGAAACGGCCGATATGCGCCTGACCGATCTGATCGCTAACGCCGGCGGCGTGGCGCCCACCGGCGCTGAAATCGTGGTGCTGACCGGCAAGCGCAATGGCCAAGACTACCGGGTCGAAGTCGATCTGCCGTCCATCTTCGCCCGTGGTGGTTCCGCGCAAGACATCTTCATCCTCAACGGCGACGCCGTCTGGGTCGACCGCGCCCCCATGGTCTACATCTACGGCGAAGTGCAGCGCCCCGGCCCCATGCGCCTGGAGCGCGGCATGACCGTGATGCAAACCCTTGCCACCGGCGGCGGCATCACCCAACGCGGCACCGAAAAAGGCATCCGCATCAACCGCAAGAGCGCCGACGGCTCCGTCGAAAGCCTGCAGTTGCCGATGGACGCGTTGCTGAAGGATGGCGATGTGGTTTATGTCAAAGAGAGTTTGTTCTGA
- the ubiE gene encoding bifunctional demethylmenaquinone methyltransferase/2-methoxy-6-polyprenyl-1,4-benzoquinol methylase UbiE yields the protein MSSTHFGYQTVDEREKASRVRGVFDSVASRYDVMNDLMSMGMHRAWKAYTVAVANLKAGDRVLDIAGGTGDLSRAFARKVGDTGMVVHTDINEAMLRQGRNRLLDEGLILPTGLCDAEKLPFKNASFDLVSVAFGLRNMTHKDQALAEMCRVLKPGGRLLVLEFSKVAEPLQKPYDWYSFKILPRLGQMIAGDAESYRYLAESIRMHPGQQELKAMMKTAGFGHVDVHNLSAGVVALHAGIKC from the coding sequence ATGAGCAGCACCCATTTCGGCTACCAGACCGTTGACGAGCGTGAAAAGGCCAGCCGCGTGCGCGGCGTGTTCGATTCCGTGGCCTCGCGCTACGACGTCATGAACGACCTCATGTCCATGGGCATGCACCGTGCCTGGAAGGCGTACACGGTGGCGGTGGCTAATTTGAAGGCCGGTGACCGCGTGCTGGACATTGCCGGCGGCACGGGCGATTTGTCCCGCGCTTTCGCCCGCAAGGTGGGCGACACCGGCATGGTGGTGCACACCGACATCAACGAGGCCATGCTGCGCCAAGGCCGCAACCGCTTGCTGGACGAAGGCTTGATCCTGCCCACCGGCTTGTGCGACGCCGAGAAACTGCCCTTCAAGAACGCCAGCTTCGACCTCGTCAGCGTGGCCTTCGGCCTGCGCAATATGACCCACAAAGACCAGGCGCTGGCCGAGATGTGCCGGGTGCTCAAGCCCGGTGGCCGGCTGCTGGTGCTGGAGTTCTCCAAGGTGGCGGAGCCGCTGCAAAAGCCTTACGACTGGTATTCCTTCAAGATCTTGCCCCGCCTGGGTCAAATGATTGCGGGTGACGCAGAAAGCTACCGCTACCTGGCCGAGTCCATTCGCATGCATCCCGGCCAGCAAGAACTCAAGGCCATGATGAAAACCGCCGGCTTCGGCCATGTGGATGTGCACAACCTGAGCGCGGGCGTTGTTGCCCTGCATGCCGGTATCAAGTGCTGA
- a CDS encoding DUF1993 domain-containing protein, giving the protein MSQVMYQASVPVFTQMLGGLADVLAKAEAHATARNIEAGVFLQGRLSPDMFPLLRQVQVACDFAKSVSARLADVDVPAFDDAEQSFADLQTRVAKTLAFVQGLTEAQFAGAAERAIVLRPGTPKERSMNGQHYLLHYGLPQFFFHVTTAYAILRHQGVELGKKDYMGAY; this is encoded by the coding sequence ATGAGCCAAGTCATGTACCAAGCGTCGGTGCCGGTGTTCACGCAAATGTTGGGCGGCTTGGCCGATGTGCTCGCCAAGGCCGAGGCCCACGCCACCGCCCGCAATATCGAGGCCGGTGTGTTCCTGCAAGGCCGCCTGTCGCCCGATATGTTCCCCCTGCTGCGCCAGGTGCAAGTGGCCTGCGATTTCGCCAAGAGCGTGAGTGCCCGCCTGGCCGACGTTGATGTGCCCGCCTTCGATGATGCCGAGCAAAGCTTTGCCGATCTGCAGACCCGCGTCGCCAAGACCCTGGCCTTTGTCCAAGGCCTGACCGAGGCCCAATTCGCTGGTGCGGCCGAGCGCGCTATCGTGCTGCGCCCCGGCACGCCCAAAGAGCGCAGCATGAACGGCCAGCACTATCTGCTGCACTACGGCTTGCCGCAGTTCTTCTTCCACGTCACCACCGCCTACGCCATCTTGCGTCACCAGGGTGTGGAGCTGGGCAAGAAGGACTACATGGGCGCTTACTGA